The proteins below come from a single Ornithodoros turicata isolate Travis unplaced genomic scaffold, ASM3712646v1 ctg00000960.1, whole genome shotgun sequence genomic window:
- the LOC135375956 gene encoding tigger transposable element-derived protein 6-like, which yields MIEKALYAWFFDIRARNLPVDGPTLIEKAKCFAVAFHDENFNGGTGWLQRFKDRYGIVGRTISGESEAVNAQETGKWLSDQWPEIAAKFSPAEIFNADETGLFWQMLPNKTLDICGSTCHGGKLSKVRVTILLAANVDGSCKLRPFVIGKSKAPRCFKNCRSLPVQYGFNTKAWMTRQLFSEWLQAWDNELGRSNRRVCLLLDNCSAHHTTCKLQNIEVSVSPTQYDVKASAP from the coding sequence ATGATCGAGAAGGCGCTGTATGCATGGTTCTTTGATATCCGGGCCAGGAACCTTCCCGTAGATGGACCAACGCTGATTGAAAAAGCCAAGTGCTTCGCAGTGGCCTTTCACGACGAGAACTTCAATGGCGGTACGGGGTGGTTACAAAGATTCAAGGATCGCTACGGGATAGTCGGAAGGACAATTTCAGGCGAAAGCGAAGCTGTGAACGCCCAGGAGACGGGGAAATGGCTGTCGGACCAGTGGCCGGAAATTGCCGCAAAGTTCTCACCTGCGGAAATATTTAACGCGGACGAGACTGGTCTGTTTTGGCAAATGCTTCCCAATAAGACTCTCGACATTTGTGGAAGCACATGTCATGGAGGGAAACTCAGCAAGGTTCGTGTGACTATCCTTTTAGCAGCGAACGTGGACGGGTCTTGCAAACTCCGCCCGTTCGTGATTGGAAAAAGCAAGGCTCCACGATGCTTCAAAAACTGCAGAAGCCTTCCCGTCCAATACGGGTTCAACACTAAAGCATGGATGACGCGGCAGCTGTTTTCGGAGTGGCTACAAGCATGGGACAACGAGTTGGGCAGGTCTAATCGTCGCGTATGCCTTCTCCTGGACAATTGCTCGGCGCACCACACGACATGCAAGCTGCAGAACATTGAAGTGAGTGTTTCTCCCACCCAATACGACGTCAAGGCTTCAGCCCCTTGA